In one Vulgatibacter incomptus genomic region, the following are encoded:
- a CDS encoding SGNH/GDSL hydrolase family protein, which yields MKPTAFALLLLWGCAAEPQPHTPNDKPLVDPGTDPDPNDPDPNDPGKVTEDPPIFQPGYHQALRWSYAIPSRTTFRIRIPLGRAGDRIRLTFRGGERPAKLHVVTVALADEDGVGALGSEPLNVEFNGSSRVSIAPRALVRSDPLPFRVSFRQELYVSFEAEGELAAGAIDLLPGSFAQPGAHAADPDFDGAPFPRAIGLASVGVEGARTRAFVAIGDSISEAYVSGTDDYRNAWPAVAEDLLGLPVANASVSGQGVLEAQAGLADEVFSLPGITDCLVLIGTNNLWDHDEAGMEAILRTFTAKLAPFCRIWLGTLPPKDPAGMDPRVKTLRKGLNDWIRREPGVAGILDFDALLRRDEDPDGWIDGSREDGVHPSVIGQRLMGEEAARLLGGPPAP from the coding sequence ATGAAGCCGACCGCCTTCGCCCTCCTGCTCCTTTGGGGATGCGCCGCCGAACCGCAGCCCCACACGCCCAACGACAAGCCCCTGGTCGACCCAGGGACCGATCCGGACCCGAACGATCCGGACCCGAACGATCCGGGCAAGGTCACCGAGGACCCGCCCATCTTCCAGCCCGGCTACCACCAGGCCCTTCGCTGGTCCTACGCGATCCCGTCGCGCACCACGTTCCGAATCCGTATCCCTTTGGGTCGCGCCGGCGACCGCATCCGTCTCACGTTCCGAGGCGGGGAACGGCCGGCCAAGCTCCACGTCGTCACCGTCGCGCTGGCCGACGAGGACGGAGTGGGTGCGCTCGGGAGCGAGCCGCTGAACGTCGAGTTCAACGGGAGCTCCCGCGTCTCCATCGCCCCCAGAGCCCTCGTAAGAAGCGATCCCCTCCCCTTTCGGGTCTCGTTCCGCCAGGAGCTCTACGTCTCCTTCGAGGCGGAGGGCGAGCTCGCCGCCGGCGCCATCGACCTCCTCCCCGGGAGCTTCGCCCAGCCGGGAGCCCACGCTGCCGACCCCGACTTCGACGGCGCTCCCTTCCCCCGCGCGATTGGCCTCGCTTCCGTTGGAGTGGAGGGAGCGCGCACCCGCGCGTTCGTCGCGATCGGCGACAGCATTTCGGAAGCCTACGTCTCCGGCACCGACGATTACCGAAACGCCTGGCCCGCCGTCGCCGAGGATCTCCTCGGCCTGCCGGTCGCCAACGCCAGCGTGTCCGGACAGGGCGTGCTCGAGGCCCAGGCGGGCCTCGCTGACGAGGTCTTCTCCCTCCCCGGCATCACCGACTGCCTCGTCCTCATCGGCACCAACAACCTCTGGGACCACGACGAGGCCGGCATGGAGGCGATCCTCCGCACCTTCACCGCGAAGCTGGCCCCGTTCTGCCGGATCTGGCTGGGCACCTTGCCGCCGAAGGATCCGGCGGGCATGGACCCGAGGGTGAAGACGCTGCGGAAAGGCCTCAACGACTGGATCCGCCGCGAGCCCGGCGTCGCCGGGATCCTCGACTTCGACGCGCTCCTGAGGCGCGACGAGGACCCCGACGGCTGGATCGACGGCTCCCGCGAGGACGGCGTCCATCCCAGCGTCATCGGCCAGCGCCTCATGGGCGAGGAGGCCGCTCGACTCCTCGGCGGGCCGCCGGCGCCCTGA
- a CDS encoding GNAT family N-acetyltransferase produces the protein MSLILETDRLVLRELEASDARQLRLLNENLNVYRYTGDGPLADDEEASAILRDRIFPQYRLHGVGRWAVEQKADGSFIGWCGFKFMPETGVYDLGYRFFEAFWGRGLGTEAAAACMTWFSKRFPGKLVEGRSRIENLGSIRILEKVGLQRVGEENDLDGRVFVYRARV, from the coding sequence ATGTCCCTCATCCTAGAGACCGACCGCCTCGTCCTCCGGGAGCTCGAAGCAAGCGACGCGCGTCAGCTGCGGTTGCTGAACGAGAACCTCAACGTGTACCGCTACACCGGCGATGGCCCTCTCGCCGACGACGAGGAGGCATCGGCGATCCTCCGGGACAGGATCTTCCCGCAGTACCGCCTCCACGGTGTCGGTCGCTGGGCTGTGGAGCAGAAGGCCGATGGCTCGTTCATCGGCTGGTGCGGATTCAAGTTCATGCCCGAGACCGGCGTCTACGACCTCGGCTACCGATTCTTCGAGGCGTTTTGGGGCAGAGGTCTCGGGACCGAGGCGGCGGCTGCGTGCATGACCTGGTTCTCGAAACGATTTCCCGGAAAGCTGGTCGAAGGGCGGAGCCGCATCGAGAACCTCGGTTCGATTCGAATCCTGGAGAAGGTGGGCTTGCAGCGCGTGGGAGAGGAGAACGACCTCGACGGGCGCGTCTTCGTCTATCGCGCCAGGGTCTAA
- a CDS encoding UbiD family decarboxylase, producing MGYRSLSEAVRDLEAHGELIRISTEVDPHLEMAAIHRRVYAHGGPALLFERVKGSPFPAVSNLFGTIERSRFLFRDTLERVRTLIGLKFDPASALKDPARNIPAAAAALTALPKRSRLGAPILHGQTTLDSLPQIVSWPDDGGPFVLLPQVYTEDPLRPGIMNANLGMYRVQLAGNDYVPNQEVGLHYQIHRGIGVHQSRAVAAGKPLKVSIFVGGPPSHTFAAVMPLPEGLSEATFAGLLGGRRFRYFYDEEGHCLSGDADFVITGEILDGVLKPEGPFGDHLGYYSLTHPYPVLRVKRVHHRKGAIWPFTAVGRPPQEDTSFGALVHELTGDAIPREVPGLDSVHAVDVAGVHPLCLAIGHERYTPYLAEQRPQEILTIANHVLGTNQLSLTKYLWIAAREDDSSLDVNDIAAFFRHMLERADWSHDLHFQTRTTIDTLDYSGSGLNSGSKVVVAAAGRKRRELWTELPAGFELPRPFQAARLAQPGVLAVEGKAFSSYETAEEELGAWTRELEGKKLDGLPLIVLCDDAEFCAKHLDNLLWVAFTRSNPSHDLHGVGSVVEHKHWGCRGPLVIDARSKPHHAPPLVEVPEVERRVDALGAKGGPLHGII from the coding sequence ATGGGATACCGTAGCCTGAGCGAAGCCGTTCGCGACCTCGAGGCCCATGGAGAGCTGATCCGGATCTCCACCGAGGTCGATCCCCACCTCGAGATGGCGGCCATCCACCGCCGGGTCTACGCCCACGGCGGCCCGGCGCTGCTCTTCGAGAGGGTCAAGGGGTCCCCCTTCCCGGCCGTCTCGAACCTCTTCGGCACCATCGAGCGGTCGCGCTTCCTGTTCCGGGACACCCTGGAGCGGGTCCGGACCCTGATCGGGCTCAAGTTCGACCCTGCTTCGGCGCTGAAGGATCCCGCCCGGAACATCCCGGCTGCCGCCGCCGCGCTCACGGCCCTGCCCAAGCGATCCCGCCTCGGCGCGCCGATCCTCCACGGTCAGACCACCCTCGACTCACTCCCGCAGATCGTGAGCTGGCCCGACGACGGCGGCCCCTTTGTCCTCCTCCCGCAGGTCTACACCGAGGACCCGCTCCGTCCCGGGATCATGAACGCGAACCTCGGCATGTATCGCGTCCAGCTCGCCGGCAACGACTACGTTCCCAATCAGGAGGTGGGCCTGCACTACCAGATCCACCGGGGGATCGGCGTCCACCAGTCCCGGGCTGTGGCGGCGGGCAAGCCGCTCAAGGTCAGCATCTTCGTCGGCGGCCCCCCGTCCCACACCTTCGCCGCCGTGATGCCCCTGCCGGAGGGCCTCTCGGAGGCGACCTTCGCCGGCCTCCTGGGCGGCAGGCGCTTCCGCTACTTTTACGACGAGGAGGGCCACTGCCTCTCCGGTGACGCCGACTTCGTGATCACGGGAGAGATCCTCGACGGCGTGCTCAAGCCGGAGGGTCCCTTCGGCGACCACCTCGGCTACTACAGCCTCACCCACCCCTATCCCGTGCTCCGGGTGAAGCGGGTCCACCACCGCAAGGGCGCCATCTGGCCCTTCACCGCCGTCGGCAGGCCCCCGCAGGAGGACACCTCGTTCGGCGCCCTCGTCCACGAGCTGACCGGCGACGCCATCCCGCGGGAGGTGCCCGGCCTCGACTCCGTGCATGCCGTCGACGTGGCGGGCGTCCACCCTCTGTGCCTCGCCATCGGCCACGAGCGCTACACCCCGTATCTCGCCGAGCAGCGGCCTCAGGAGATCCTGACCATCGCCAACCACGTGCTCGGCACCAACCAGCTCTCACTGACCAAGTACCTCTGGATCGCCGCCAGGGAGGACGACTCCTCGCTGGACGTGAATGACATCGCTGCCTTCTTCCGGCACATGCTGGAACGCGCCGACTGGAGCCACGACCTCCACTTCCAGACCCGCACCACCATCGACACCCTCGACTACTCCGGGAGCGGCCTCAACTCCGGCTCCAAGGTCGTCGTCGCCGCCGCCGGCCGGAAGCGAAGGGAGCTCTGGACCGAGCTCCCTGCGGGCTTCGAGCTGCCCCGCCCGTTCCAGGCCGCCAGGCTCGCGCAGCCCGGCGTCCTCGCCGTCGAGGGAAAGGCATTCTCCAGCTACGAGACCGCAGAGGAGGAGCTCGGCGCCTGGACCCGTGAGCTCGAGGGCAAGAAGCTCGACGGCCTCCCGCTCATCGTGCTCTGCGACGACGCCGAGTTCTGCGCCAAGCACCTCGACAACCTCCTCTGGGTCGCCTTCACCAGGAGCAACCCGTCCCACGACCTCCACGGCGTCGGGAGCGTCGTCGAGCACAAGCACTGGGGCTGCAGGGGGCCGCTCGTCATCGACGCGAGGTCCAAGCCCCACCACGCCCCGCCGCTCGTGGAAGTTCCCGAGGTCGAGAGGCGCGTCGACGCCCTCGGCGCCAAGGGCGGCCCGCTGCACGGCATCATCTGA
- a CDS encoding ABC transporter ATP-binding protein yields MLGGVKPLVRVDGLKVHFPVYKGSFFKRRSGAVRAVDGVSFEVRKGETLGLVGESGCGKSTTGRALMRLVEATAGSVELGGEDLLALQGEALRRRRRDFQMIFQDPYGSLNPRMTVLDIVAEPLRAHGLGGRGSELTARVQEILELCGLNARFIRRYPHEFSGGQRQRVAIARALALRPSFVVCDEPVSALDVSIRAQVLNLLVKLQRELSLTYLFIAHDLAAVRHLSDRIAVMYLGRIVELSPADEIYRRPAHPYTQALISAVPIPDPAAESQRQRIVLEGDVPSPLAPPSGCSFHPRCPTFKRLDSAQQARCRGEEPVLRVLGDGRHAACHFAA; encoded by the coding sequence ATGCTGGGCGGCGTGAAGCCACTCGTTCGCGTCGACGGGCTGAAGGTCCACTTCCCCGTCTACAAAGGCTCTTTCTTCAAGCGCCGGTCGGGCGCCGTCCGCGCCGTCGACGGCGTCTCGTTCGAGGTCCGGAAGGGCGAGACCCTGGGCCTGGTGGGCGAATCCGGCTGCGGCAAGAGCACCACCGGCCGCGCCCTGATGCGCCTCGTCGAGGCCACCGCCGGCAGCGTCGAGCTCGGCGGCGAGGACCTCCTCGCACTGCAGGGCGAGGCGCTCCGCCGCAGGCGCCGCGACTTCCAGATGATCTTCCAGGATCCGTACGGCTCGCTGAACCCTCGGATGACCGTCCTCGACATCGTGGCCGAGCCGCTGCGCGCCCACGGGCTCGGCGGGAGAGGGAGCGAGCTCACAGCGCGCGTTCAGGAGATCCTCGAGCTCTGCGGTCTCAACGCCCGCTTCATCCGGCGTTACCCCCACGAGTTCTCCGGCGGCCAGCGCCAGCGCGTCGCCATCGCCCGCGCCCTCGCTCTGCGGCCCTCCTTCGTCGTCTGCGACGAGCCCGTCTCCGCCCTCGACGTCTCGATCCGCGCCCAGGTCCTCAACCTGCTCGTGAAGCTCCAGCGCGAGCTCTCGCTCACCTACCTCTTCATCGCCCACGACCTCGCCGCCGTCCGCCACCTCTCCGACCGCATCGCGGTGATGTACCTGGGCCGGATCGTCGAGCTCAGCCCCGCCGACGAGATCTACCGGCGGCCCGCCCACCCCTACACGCAGGCGCTGATCTCCGCGGTCCCCATCCCCGACCCAGCGGCCGAGTCCCAGCGCCAGCGGATCGTCCTCGAAGGCGACGTGCCCTCCCCGCTCGCCCCACCGAGTGGGTGCAGTTTTCACCCGAGGTGTCCGACCTTCAAGCGCCTCGACTCCGCCCAGCAGGCCAGGTGCCGAGGCGAGGAGCCCGTGCTCAGGGTGCTCGGCGACGGCCGACACGCCGCGTGTCACTTCGCGGCGTAG
- the truD gene encoding tRNA pseudouridine(13) synthase TruD, giving the protein MKLKQRPEDFVVREAYRIDFDPKGPHRVYLMDKQKLSTFEAVQRIATRMRVPQKAISFCGLKDKQGRTEQLVAVRGKDAEMQEPDLRLKYLGRIAEPLSARHLTANRFAITVRDLSEEDVARLAASVADVRRVGVVNYFDSQRFGALKHGQGFIAKDLIRGNTEHALYNYMAKPSPLDQSEDAKVKKFWAEHWGDWDRHCPHKAVARYRNVLVHLREYPDDWAGAFLEIEPRYRALLLFEYQSWLWNEGVRRLLQGLIDERELISLRYQAGRLLFPREIGGDVLRDLRDRDFPLLAPDSEYDDEETRHAVEETLQRERLSLRDLELTRLPGMFFKHEERPLIIYPGKLVVSEPRPDEMNRGRLRVNVAFTLPPGAYATLVTKRLFWFAMLEEEAREHGGELHPIALEMLSQAYGGPSLELAPKPKRPKAATATATAASPAPASAAGAPAGEPKAPTPKPAKLGFREQQRLKKAAKAEARVASEARKEAQRDAAKKTAVKKPVKKKARAAKE; this is encoded by the coding sequence ATGAAGCTGAAACAGCGGCCCGAGGACTTCGTGGTCCGCGAGGCCTACCGGATCGATTTCGATCCCAAGGGCCCCCACCGCGTCTACCTGATGGACAAGCAGAAGCTCTCGACCTTCGAGGCGGTCCAGCGGATTGCCACGCGGATGCGCGTGCCCCAGAAGGCGATCAGCTTCTGCGGCCTCAAGGACAAGCAGGGCCGCACCGAGCAGCTCGTCGCGGTCCGCGGTAAGGACGCGGAGATGCAGGAGCCCGACCTGCGCCTGAAGTACCTGGGGCGCATCGCCGAGCCCCTCTCCGCCCGCCACCTCACGGCCAACCGCTTCGCGATCACCGTCCGGGATCTCTCCGAGGAGGACGTGGCCCGGCTCGCCGCGTCGGTGGCCGACGTGCGCCGGGTGGGCGTGGTCAACTACTTCGACTCCCAGCGGTTCGGCGCCCTCAAGCACGGCCAGGGCTTCATCGCCAAGGACCTCATCCGCGGCAACACCGAGCACGCGCTCTACAACTACATGGCCAAGCCCTCGCCGCTCGACCAGAGCGAAGACGCGAAGGTGAAGAAGTTCTGGGCCGAGCACTGGGGCGACTGGGACCGCCACTGCCCGCACAAGGCCGTGGCCCGTTACCGCAACGTGCTCGTCCACCTCCGTGAGTACCCCGACGACTGGGCGGGCGCCTTCCTGGAGATCGAGCCGCGATACCGCGCGCTCCTCCTCTTCGAGTACCAGAGCTGGCTCTGGAACGAGGGCGTCCGGCGGCTCCTCCAGGGGCTCATCGACGAGCGCGAGCTGATCTCCCTCCGCTACCAGGCGGGACGTCTCCTCTTCCCGCGCGAGATCGGGGGCGACGTCCTCCGCGACCTGCGCGACCGTGACTTCCCCCTCCTTGCGCCGGACTCCGAGTACGACGACGAGGAGACGCGGCACGCGGTGGAGGAGACGCTCCAGCGCGAGCGGCTCTCCCTCCGGGACCTCGAGCTCACCCGCCTCCCCGGGATGTTCTTCAAGCACGAGGAGCGCCCGCTGATCATCTACCCGGGCAAGCTCGTCGTGTCGGAGCCCAGGCCCGACGAGATGAACCGCGGTCGACTCCGGGTGAACGTGGCATTCACGCTTCCTCCCGGCGCCTACGCGACCCTCGTCACCAAGCGGCTTTTCTGGTTCGCGATGCTCGAGGAGGAGGCGCGGGAGCACGGCGGCGAGCTCCACCCCATCGCCCTCGAGATGCTCTCGCAGGCCTACGGCGGTCCGTCTTTGGAGCTCGCGCCCAAGCCCAAGCGCCCCAAGGCCGCCACAGCCACGGCCACGGCCGCGTCGCCCGCCCCCGCCTCCGCGGCCGGTGCGCCCGCTGGTGAGCCGAAGGCGCCGACGCCCAAGCCCGCCAAGCTGGGCTTCCGCGAGCAGCAGCGCCTCAAGAAGGCCGCCAAGGCCGAGGCCCGCGTCGCCTCCGAGGCCCGCAAAGAGGCCCAGCGAGACGCCGCAAAGAAGACCGCGGTGAAAAAGCCCGTGAAGAAGAAGGCGCGGGCCGCGAAGGAGTAG
- a CDS encoding phosphatase PAP2 family protein produces MPGARTSGDSAAGRSPYQLDLAWDLPIFGAAGAAWLVPNFYKSKLIEPTCPCDSSSLSGFERLAIGHRSALAGTASDWGAGLMLSAPFLLDALDVAHTGGGAGDFASDAAVMLQAIVVNGAVNELFKVGVQRPRPWAYGLAANDPGLSSPDSYTSFYSGHTSAAFAAGMSYAYTYALRHPDSPMRYVVFGGALLGGSAVGALRVATSAHFPSDVIVGAVAGTAIGLGIPWLHQRTDTARLSVAPLPGGAAASLTLELP; encoded by the coding sequence GTGCCAGGCGCTCGCACCTCTGGAGATTCGGCGGCGGGTCGCAGCCCCTATCAGCTCGACCTCGCGTGGGATCTCCCGATCTTCGGCGCCGCGGGCGCCGCGTGGCTGGTCCCGAACTTCTACAAGTCGAAGCTCATCGAGCCCACCTGCCCCTGCGATTCGTCGTCGCTCTCCGGCTTCGAGCGCCTCGCCATAGGGCATCGCTCGGCCTTGGCGGGAACCGCCAGCGACTGGGGCGCGGGCCTGATGCTCTCGGCGCCCTTCCTCCTCGACGCCTTGGACGTCGCCCACACCGGCGGAGGAGCCGGCGATTTCGCTTCAGACGCCGCCGTCATGCTGCAGGCCATCGTCGTGAACGGCGCCGTCAACGAGCTGTTCAAGGTCGGCGTCCAGCGCCCCAGGCCCTGGGCCTACGGCCTCGCTGCGAACGACCCCGGGCTCTCCAGCCCCGACTCCTACACCTCCTTCTACTCCGGCCACACCTCGGCGGCCTTCGCCGCGGGCATGAGCTACGCCTACACCTACGCGCTCCGGCACCCGGATTCGCCCATGCGGTACGTCGTCTTCGGCGGCGCCCTCCTGGGCGGAAGCGCCGTCGGCGCGCTCCGCGTGGCCACCAGCGCGCACTTCCCCTCCGACGTGATCGTCGGCGCCGTCGCGGGGACCGCCATCGGCCTCGGGATCCCCTGGCTCCACCAGCGGACCGACACCGCGCGCCTCTCCGTCGCGCCACTCCCCGGAGGGGCCGCGGCGTCGCTCACCCTCGAGCTCCCCTGA
- a CDS encoding DEAD/DEAH box helicase, with the protein MTTFASLGLSADMLRALARAGYEKPTPIQSQAIPPALAGRNVIGCAATGTGKTAAFMLPLLERAATHQGGIRALVLAPTRELAQQIHEYVDTFGGVRAALVVGGLGMGPQTAALRKKPELVIATPGRLIDHLDQRNVDLSGVEALVLDEADRMLDMGFRPQLEKILGKMKGRKQTLLFSATIDGEVGKFSAKYVNDPVQVEIHRTGTTAERAEQRIFRVEKTEKSPLLLALLSDDDETTLVFVRTKHRADKIARVVEKAGHKVTRLHGDRTQSQRKMALAGFKDGRYRVLVATDVAARGIDVEEIGHVINFDLPNVAEDYVHRIGRTARNTASGRATSFAEPDDKLELMAIEKLLGRQLPREAVPKDHPVFVAELSQRKERQSDPGIHGGRTHAQLAGERPAHAPRQAQGPRQAQAPSSARRGGGGRPSRPGNPSGRNPSGGSGGRSASSGSPSGRPSAPSAGGKRPAFRGGGSRKR; encoded by the coding sequence ATGACGACCTTTGCATCCCTTGGCCTCTCGGCCGACATGCTGCGCGCCCTCGCGCGCGCCGGCTACGAGAAGCCCACCCCGATTCAGTCCCAGGCGATTCCTCCCGCCCTGGCCGGCCGCAACGTGATCGGCTGCGCCGCGACCGGCACCGGCAAGACCGCCGCCTTCATGCTGCCCCTCCTCGAGCGGGCCGCCACGCACCAGGGCGGCATCCGCGCCCTCGTGCTCGCCCCCACTCGCGAGCTCGCCCAGCAGATCCACGAGTACGTCGACACGTTCGGCGGCGTTCGCGCCGCCCTCGTCGTGGGCGGCCTCGGCATGGGCCCGCAGACCGCGGCACTGCGGAAGAAGCCCGAGCTGGTCATCGCCACCCCTGGCCGCCTGATCGACCACCTCGACCAGCGCAACGTCGACCTCTCGGGCGTGGAGGCCCTCGTCCTCGACGAGGCCGACCGCATGCTCGACATGGGCTTCCGGCCCCAGCTCGAGAAGATCCTCGGCAAGATGAAGGGGCGGAAGCAGACCCTCCTCTTCTCCGCCACCATCGACGGCGAGGTCGGCAAGTTCTCCGCCAAGTACGTGAACGACCCGGTGCAGGTAGAGATCCACCGGACCGGCACTACGGCCGAGCGCGCCGAGCAGCGGATCTTTCGCGTCGAGAAGACCGAGAAGTCGCCGCTGCTCCTGGCGCTCCTCTCCGACGACGACGAGACCACCCTGGTCTTCGTGCGCACCAAGCACCGCGCCGACAAGATCGCGCGGGTGGTGGAGAAGGCCGGCCACAAGGTCACCCGGCTCCACGGCGATCGCACCCAGTCCCAGCGCAAGATGGCGCTCGCCGGCTTCAAGGACGGCCGCTACCGCGTGCTCGTGGCGACCGACGTCGCCGCCCGCGGCATCGACGTCGAGGAGATCGGCCACGTCATCAACTTCGACCTCCCCAACGTGGCCGAGGACTACGTCCACCGCATCGGCCGCACCGCCCGCAACACGGCGAGCGGCAGGGCCACGAGCTTCGCCGAGCCCGACGACAAGCTCGAGCTCATGGCGATCGAGAAGCTCCTCGGCCGCCAGCTCCCGCGCGAGGCAGTGCCCAAGGATCACCCCGTCTTCGTGGCGGAGCTGTCGCAGCGCAAGGAGAGGCAGAGCGACCCCGGCATCCACGGCGGCCGCACCCACGCCCAGCTCGCCGGCGAGCGTCCCGCTCATGCACCCCGGCAGGCGCAGGGGCCTCGGCAGGCGCAGGCGCCCTCTTCCGCCAGGCGCGGAGGCGGTGGCCGCCCGTCCCGACCCGGCAATCCCTCCGGGCGCAATCCCTCCGGCGGATCCGGCGGCCGCTCGGCGTCCTCCGGCTCGCCTTCCGGCCGCCCGTCGGCTCCGAGCGCCGGCGGCAAGCGGCCCGCCTTCCGCGGCGGCGGCTCGCGGAAGCGGTAG
- a CDS encoding Kazal-type serine protease inhibitor family protein, producing MKWLTFLAVAFTFALSAPSSAAASTCVIDSKNARCICPMHYDPVCGMDGRTYGNSCDAGCECMSIAYAGECDDACTKSCDGTAYEPVCGVDGKTYGNDCYAECLEVKVEYEGACQVASPLPHG from the coding sequence ATGAAGTGGCTCACTTTTCTCGCGGTTGCGTTCACCTTCGCGTTGTCCGCGCCGAGCTCCGCCGCCGCCAGCACTTGCGTCATCGACTCGAAGAACGCCCGCTGCATCTGCCCGATGCACTACGACCCCGTCTGCGGCATGGATGGCAGGACGTACGGCAACTCCTGCGATGCGGGTTGCGAATGCATGAGCATCGCCTACGCCGGAGAGTGCGACGACGCGTGTACGAAGTCGTGTGACGGCACTGCCTACGAGCCCGTCTGCGGCGTGGATGGCAAGACCTACGGAAACGACTGCTACGCCGAGTGCCTCGAAGTGAAGGTCGAGTACGAAGGCGCGTGCCAGGTGGCCTCACCGCTTCCGCACGGCTGA
- a CDS encoding copper-transporting P-type ATPase produces the protein MHPEVVSDRPGACPKCGMALEPRVAADKEKENPELRAMSRRFWLSLALTVPVLVVAMGDMLPGAPISRLLGGGARNWVELGLAIPVCTWGAWPFYVRAVQSVKSGHLNMFTLIGLGVFAAFAYSLVAAILPGIFPAAFREPSGGVGVYFEAATVVVTLVLLGQVLELRARGRTGEAIRSLLGLAPKTARRIRGDGTDEDVPLVEVNVGDRLRIRPGEKVPVDGIVLEGESHVDESMVSGEPIPVTKTPGDRVVGATVNGSGALVMRAEKIGADTLLARIMAMVAEAQRSRAPIQKLADAVAGWFVPIVVGVAVVTFVVWSWIGPEPRMAHGLINAVAVLIIACPCALGLATPMAIKVATGKAASMGVLFRNAESIETLRKVDTLVVDKTGTLTEGRPRLLSVVPAGGFGEEELVALAASVERASEHPLAEAIVAGAKERGLALGKVEAFDSVAGKGVRAKVSGRDVAIGNRAMMADLDIDLSAISDDAEELRGEGQTVMFAAVDGGLAGLFGVADPIKAGSAEAIAQLHADGLRIVMVTGDSRTTGLAVARRLGIDEVIAEVLPERKVREVEELQAQGRIVAMAGDGINDAPALARAQVGIAMGTGTDVAMESAPVTLVQGDLRGIVRALRLSRATVKNVRQNLFFAFVYNAIGVPVAAGVLFPVFGLLLSPMIAAAAMSFSSVSVIANSLRLRRVRV, from the coding sequence ATGCATCCCGAGGTCGTGAGCGATCGGCCCGGGGCCTGTCCGAAGTGCGGCATGGCCCTGGAGCCCAGGGTCGCAGCGGACAAAGAGAAGGAGAACCCGGAGCTCCGCGCGATGAGCCGGAGGTTCTGGCTCTCGCTGGCGCTGACCGTCCCGGTGCTCGTTGTCGCGATGGGCGACATGCTCCCGGGTGCGCCGATCTCGCGGCTCCTCGGGGGCGGCGCACGGAACTGGGTCGAGCTCGGGCTCGCGATCCCGGTCTGCACCTGGGGTGCATGGCCGTTCTACGTCCGCGCCGTCCAGTCGGTGAAGAGCGGCCACCTCAACATGTTCACCCTGATCGGCCTCGGCGTCTTCGCTGCCTTCGCCTACAGCCTGGTCGCGGCGATCCTCCCCGGGATCTTTCCCGCGGCCTTCCGCGAGCCCTCCGGTGGGGTCGGCGTCTATTTCGAAGCGGCGACGGTGGTCGTCACCCTGGTCCTCCTGGGGCAGGTCCTGGAGCTTCGGGCACGTGGGCGGACCGGCGAGGCGATCCGGTCGCTGCTGGGCCTCGCGCCGAAGACCGCCCGCCGGATCCGGGGCGACGGGACGGACGAGGACGTGCCCCTCGTGGAAGTGAACGTCGGCGACCGCCTGCGCATCCGCCCCGGCGAGAAGGTGCCTGTCGACGGGATCGTCCTCGAGGGGGAGAGCCACGTCGACGAGTCGATGGTCTCGGGAGAGCCCATTCCCGTCACCAAGACGCCCGGCGATCGAGTCGTGGGTGCCACGGTGAACGGCAGCGGCGCCCTGGTGATGCGCGCGGAGAAGATCGGCGCCGACACCCTGCTCGCGCGGATCATGGCGATGGTCGCCGAGGCCCAGCGCAGCCGGGCGCCGATCCAGAAGCTCGCCGACGCGGTCGCCGGCTGGTTCGTCCCCATCGTCGTCGGCGTGGCGGTCGTCACCTTCGTGGTCTGGTCGTGGATCGGCCCGGAGCCGAGGATGGCCCACGGCCTGATCAACGCGGTCGCCGTGCTGATCATCGCGTGCCCATGTGCGTTGGGCCTCGCGACGCCGATGGCGATCAAGGTCGCGACGGGGAAGGCCGCGTCGATGGGCGTCCTCTTCCGGAACGCGGAGTCGATCGAGACCCTGCGGAAGGTCGATACACTCGTTGTAGACAAGACGGGTACGTTGACGGAGGGGAGGCCTCGGCTCCTCTCGGTCGTTCCGGCTGGCGGCTTCGGGGAGGAAGAGCTCGTCGCGCTGGCGGCGAGCGTGGAGCGCGCCAGCGAGCATCCCCTCGCGGAGGCGATCGTCGCCGGCGCCAAGGAGCGCGGACTCGCGCTCGGGAAGGTCGAGGCCTTCGACAGCGTCGCGGGGAAGGGCGTCCGCGCGAAGGTCTCGGGCCGGGACGTCGCGATCGGCAACCGGGCGATGATGGCCGACCTCGACATCGATCTCAGCGCGATCTCCGACGACGCGGAAGAGCTGCGCGGCGAGGGACAGACCGTGATGTTCGCCGCGGTGGATGGCGGGCTCGCCGGTCTCTTCGGCGTCGCCGATCCGATCAAGGCTGGCAGCGCCGAGGCGATCGCTCAGCTCCACGCCGACGGCCTGCGCATCGTCATGGTCACGGGCGACAGCCGGACTACCGGCCTCGCGGTGGCGCGGCGGCTGGGCATCGACGAGGTGATCGCCGAGGTCCTGCCCGAGCGGAAGGTCCGGGAGGTCGAGGAGCTCCAGGCGCAGGGCCGGATCGTGGCCATGGCGGGCGACGGCATCAACGACGCGCCGGCGCTGGCCCGGGCGCAGGTCGGGATCGCCATGGGCACCGGGACCGACGTCGCCATGGAGAGCGCTCCCGTGACGCTGGTCCAGGGCGATCTGCGCGGCATCGTCCGGGCGCTGCGGCTGAGCCGGGCCACGGTGAAGAACGTCCGGCAGAACCTCTTTTTCGCCTTCGTCTACAACGCGATCGGCGTCCCCGTCGCGGCGGGCGTGCTCTTCCCGGTGTTCGGCCTGCTGCTCAGCCCGATGATCGCCGCGGCGGCGATGAGCTTCAGCTCGGTCTCCGTGATCGCGAACTCGCTGCGGCTTCGCCGGGTGCGGGTGTAG